A single window of Podarcis raffonei isolate rPodRaf1 chromosome 9, rPodRaf1.pri, whole genome shotgun sequence DNA harbors:
- the TSPAN9 gene encoding tetraspanin-9 isoform X4, protein MARGCLCCLKYMMFLFNLIFWLCGCGLLGVGIWLSVSQGNFATFSPSFPSLSAANLVIAIGTIIMVTGFLGCLGAIKENKCLLLSFFIVLLIILLAELILLILFFVYMDKVNENAKQDLKEGLKLYNTENNVGLKNAWNIIQAEMHCCGVTDYKDWYLVLGENTVPDRCCIENSEDCGRNSTNMNLVWKTGCYEKVKMWFDGNKHILGTAGMCILIMQILGMAFSMTLFQQIHRTGKKYDA, encoded by the exons TTATGTGGCTGCGGTCTCTTGGGTGTGGGAATATGGCTGTCCGTGTCACAAGGAAACTTTGCTACCTTTTCTCCCAGCTTCCCTTCACTGTCGGCAGCAAACCTGGTCATTGCCATTGGTACTATCATCATGGTGACTGGCTTCCTAGGCTGCTTGGGTGCTATCAAGGAAAACAAGTGCCTCCTCCTAAGC ttttttattgttttgctgaTCATTCTCCTGGCTGAGCTGATACTACTCATTTTGTTCTTCGTTTATATGGACAAG GTTAATGAAAATGCGAAGCAGGATTTGAAAGAAGGGCTCAAGCTGTACAACACAGAAAATAATGTTGGGCTGAAGAATGCTTGGAATATCATTCAGGCAGAG ATGCACTGCTGTGGGGTTACTGATTACAAAGACTGGTACCTTGTACTGGGTGAAAACACTGTCCCTGACAGATGTTGCATAGAAAATTCTGAAGACTGTGGCCGGAATTCCACTAATATGAATTTAGTGTGGAAAACG GGCTGCTATGAAAAAGTCAAGATGTGGTTTGATGGTAATAAGCATATACTCGGGACAGCTGGGATGTGTATCCTCATAATGCAG ATACTTGGCATGGCTTTTTCCATGACTCTCTTTCAGCAGATTCACAGGACTGGTAAAAAATACGATGCCTAA
- the TSPAN9 gene encoding tetraspanin-9 isoform X3 yields the protein MLTSESMHSTTSIVMPSILHFYHFQLCGCGLLGVGIWLSVSQGNFATFSPSFPSLSAANLVIAIGTIIMVTGFLGCLGAIKENKCLLLSFFIVLLIILLAELILLILFFVYMDKVNENAKQDLKEGLKLYNTENNVGLKNAWNIIQAEMHCCGVTDYKDWYLVLGENTVPDRCCIENSEDCGRNSTNMNLVWKTGCYEKVKMWFDGNKHILGTAGMCILIMQILGMAFSMTLFQQIHRTGKKYDA from the exons TTATGTGGCTGCGGTCTCTTGGGTGTGGGAATATGGCTGTCCGTGTCACAAGGAAACTTTGCTACCTTTTCTCCCAGCTTCCCTTCACTGTCGGCAGCAAACCTGGTCATTGCCATTGGTACTATCATCATGGTGACTGGCTTCCTAGGCTGCTTGGGTGCTATCAAGGAAAACAAGTGCCTCCTCCTAAGC ttttttattgttttgctgaTCATTCTCCTGGCTGAGCTGATACTACTCATTTTGTTCTTCGTTTATATGGACAAG GTTAATGAAAATGCGAAGCAGGATTTGAAAGAAGGGCTCAAGCTGTACAACACAGAAAATAATGTTGGGCTGAAGAATGCTTGGAATATCATTCAGGCAGAG ATGCACTGCTGTGGGGTTACTGATTACAAAGACTGGTACCTTGTACTGGGTGAAAACACTGTCCCTGACAGATGTTGCATAGAAAATTCTGAAGACTGTGGCCGGAATTCCACTAATATGAATTTAGTGTGGAAAACG GGCTGCTATGAAAAAGTCAAGATGTGGTTTGATGGTAATAAGCATATACTCGGGACAGCTGGGATGTGTATCCTCATAATGCAG ATACTTGGCATGGCTTTTTCCATGACTCTCTTTCAGCAGATTCACAGGACTGGTAAAAAATACGATGCCTAA